From Verrucomicrobiota bacterium, the proteins below share one genomic window:
- a CDS encoding DMT family transporter: protein MTAKPAAPPAKGWVGTTLAVFYVFLWASAYVPSKVASTQSPPLWFLAARFLAAGVVLVCIAVARRPPWPKHVSGWVFAAILGLFGNALYLGLTYTALHRLSAGMGAIIASTNPLLLALVAPYFLKERLSITKLAGLVIGFGGVLTIVLARTGGTTALPPDVALAFGGVMANVCSTLIFKRYAVRFDLMVVTALQMSSAGLFMAVTAACFEPLGVTITPELLLAFAYLVLVLSVGASLLWFWLLTHGEASRVSAYYYLTPAFGLALSACLLHEAIGPGDWAGLAAIVFGIVLVQQRPKDAGTKTAE, encoded by the coding sequence ATGACAGCGAAGCCGGCCGCTCCCCCCGCAAAAGGCTGGGTGGGCACCACGCTGGCGGTTTTCTACGTTTTCTTATGGGCCTCGGCTTACGTGCCGAGCAAAGTGGCTTCCACCCAGAGCCCGCCCTTATGGTTTCTGGCGGCGCGGTTCCTCGCGGCGGGTGTGGTGCTGGTTTGCATCGCGGTTGCGCGGCGTCCGCCGTGGCCGAAACATGTTTCGGGTTGGGTTTTCGCGGCGATCCTCGGGCTGTTTGGCAACGCCCTTTACTTGGGACTGACCTACACGGCCTTGCACCGCCTCTCGGCCGGCATGGGCGCCATCATTGCCAGCACCAACCCCCTCCTGCTGGCCCTTGTCGCGCCTTATTTCCTCAAAGAACGGCTGTCGATCACCAAGCTGGCAGGCTTGGTGATCGGCTTTGGCGGGGTGTTGACCATCGTGCTCGCGCGCACCGGCGGCACGACCGCACTGCCGCCCGACGTGGCGCTGGCCTTTGGCGGCGTCATGGCCAACGTCTGCTCGACGCTGATATTCAAGCGGTACGCGGTCCGGTTCGATCTGATGGTGGTCACGGCCCTGCAGATGAGCAGTGCCGGGCTTTTCATGGCCGTGACGGCGGCCTGTTTCGAGCCCTTGGGCGTGACGATCACGCCGGAGTTACTGCTGGCATTCGCTTACCTGGTCCTGGTCCTCAGCGTTGGGGCCTCGTTGCTGTGGTTTTGGTTGCTGACCCATGGGGAGGCAAGCCGTGTGAGCGCCTACTACTACCTCACGCCCGCGTTTGGCTTGGCGCTGAGCGCGTGCCTGTTGCACGAAGCTATCGGGCCCGGCGACTGGGCCGGGCTGGCCGCCATTGTGTTCGGGATTGTCCTGGTTCAGCAACGACCAAAAGATGCGGGCACGAAGACCGCCGAGTAA